The nucleotide window GCAAGTGATGCTTGAGCAAGGTTAACGGCACCACCAAGGGCACAAGACCGGCTTTGTAGGAATCGATCAATTGTGACAACTCTTGCTTTTCTACCGTGCTGATGACTTCTTTCAAATAACCACGCAAGTGCATCATCGCGTTGGTGTTGCCTTTGCGCGTGGCGTGGTGGGATAAAGCTTCCATAAACAGGCGGAAAAACTCTTCGCTGCTTGCATGAATATCGCGGCCAGCAAGATTGGAAAGATAACGGCCAATCGAAAAATAGCTGGGTACGTGGTGCGCCATTACCTGGTATTTATAGCGGGAATAAAATTCGATCAGCTTTTTAGCGGTCGGTGCAGGTGCAACATGGGTTTTAAAATCATGATAAGCAAACACGCGCGCAAGAAAGTTATCGCGCAAACCCGCGTCATTTAACCGCCCCGCTTCTTCCACGGGCAAAAGCGGCATTAACTCCATAAAGCGTTTGGCGTAAGCGCCACGCCCTTTGTTATCCATCGAATATCCATTGGTGCGGTAGCGTTTCATCCCG belongs to Cellvibrio sp. pealriver and includes:
- a CDS encoding DUF523 and DUF1722 domain-containing protein, translating into MGKIPVGVSQCLLGEKVRFDGGHKRSRYLTDVLGDYMEFRPVCPEVAIGLGIPRKPIRLVVIGDETRVRGVENPDLDVTDALVAQAEAAAQQMPDICGYVFMQNSPSCGAYGMKRYRTNGYSMDNKGRGAYAKRFMELMPLLPVEEAGRLNDAGLRDNFLARVFAYHDFKTHVAPAPTAKKLIEFYSRYKYQVMAHHVPSYFSIGRYLSNLAGRDIHASSEEFFRLFMEALSHHATRKGNTNAMMHLRGYLKEVISTVEKQELSQLIDSYKAGLVPLVVPLTLLKHHLLKLDNPYLKSQTFWSPHPERLGLRNHIIESA